A single Cellulomonas sp. SLBN-39 DNA region contains:
- a CDS encoding cation diffusion facilitator family transporter translates to MPRGPASARHRRRLGVVLAITLGVVGVQVVGGLVSGSLALLADAGHMLTDAAGIAVALVASTLAGRPATGTRTFGLQRAEVLAALANALLLGTLAVWVVVEAVRRWDDPPDVAAGLMIGVALVGAAANVVGLLLLRGPQQESLNVRGAYLEVLGDLVGSVAVVVAGVVVAATGWARADVVASLAIGVLILPRAWSLLRDVVDVLLEAAPRGMDLEEVRAHMARVPGVVDVHDLHAWTITSGVPVLSAHVVVDARCLAEDRSGEVLDALGACLGEHFDTDHCTFQIEPVGHDAHEVHQHP, encoded by the coding sequence GTGCCGCGGGGGCCCGCGTCCGCCCGGCACCGCCGGCGGCTCGGCGTCGTGCTGGCCATCACGCTCGGCGTCGTCGGCGTGCAGGTCGTCGGCGGGCTGGTGTCCGGGTCGCTGGCGCTGCTCGCCGACGCCGGGCACATGCTCACCGACGCGGCCGGGATCGCGGTGGCGCTCGTCGCGTCCACGCTGGCGGGCCGGCCGGCCACCGGGACGCGGACGTTCGGGCTGCAGCGGGCCGAGGTGCTCGCCGCGCTGGCCAACGCGCTCCTGCTCGGCACGCTCGCGGTGTGGGTCGTGGTGGAGGCGGTGCGCCGGTGGGACGACCCGCCGGACGTCGCAGCGGGTCTGATGATCGGGGTCGCGCTCGTCGGCGCCGCCGCCAACGTCGTCGGCCTGCTCCTGCTGCGCGGCCCCCAGCAGGAGAGCCTCAACGTGCGCGGCGCGTACCTGGAGGTCCTGGGCGACCTCGTCGGGTCGGTGGCCGTGGTCGTCGCGGGCGTCGTGGTCGCGGCCACCGGCTGGGCGCGGGCCGACGTCGTGGCGTCGCTCGCGATCGGCGTGCTCATCCTGCCGCGCGCGTGGTCGCTGCTGCGCGACGTCGTCGACGTGCTCCTCGAGGCGGCGCCGCGCGGGATGGACCTCGAGGAGGTGCGCGCGCACATGGCCCGCGTCCCCGGTGTGGTCGACGTGCACGACCTGCACGCGTGGACCATCACCAGCGGGGTGCCGGTGCTGTCCGCGCACGTCGTGGTCGACGCCCGCTGCCTCGCCGAGGACCGGTCGGGCGAGGTGCTCGACGCCCTCGGCGCGTGCTTGGGCGAGCACTTCGACACGGACCACTGCACGTTCCAGATCGAGCCCGTCGGGCACGACGCCCACGAGGTGCACCAGCACCCCTGA
- the chvE gene encoding multiple monosaccharide ABC transporter substrate-binding protein: protein MTGTVALALAGCSAAGEGGGDAPLVGVALPTTTSARWIADGENLQAQLEGLGYDVSLEYAEDDVPTQVAQLEEMIAAGADALVVGSIDGVALKSVLAEAGAADIPVIAYDRLIRDSSDVAYYASFDNFRVGVLQAQALLTGLGVLDDAGARTSAAGPFAVELFAGSSDDNNAHVFFAGAMSVLQPYLDSGVLVVPSGQTEFDEIATQGWSGDVAGERMQTLVGAYGAGRTLDGVLSPYDGISRAILDVASGIDQPELPVVTGQDAEVDSVKLVKDGTQHSTVYKDTRQLAEVTVSMVRELLDGGTPEVNDTTSYDNGVQVVPSYLLTPALVTQDNYDRVLVDGGYYTAQEIG from the coding sequence TTGACCGGCACCGTCGCCCTCGCCCTCGCCGGCTGCTCCGCAGCCGGCGAGGGCGGTGGCGATGCACCGCTGGTCGGCGTGGCCCTGCCGACGACGACCTCCGCACGCTGGATCGCCGACGGGGAGAACCTGCAGGCCCAGCTCGAGGGGCTGGGGTACGACGTGAGCCTCGAGTACGCCGAGGACGACGTCCCGACCCAGGTCGCTCAGCTCGAGGAGATGATCGCGGCCGGTGCGGACGCGCTCGTCGTCGGGTCCATCGACGGCGTCGCGCTGAAGTCGGTGCTGGCCGAGGCCGGCGCCGCCGACATCCCGGTGATCGCGTACGACCGTCTCATCCGTGACTCGTCCGACGTCGCGTACTACGCGTCGTTCGACAACTTCCGTGTCGGGGTCCTGCAGGCGCAGGCCCTGCTGACCGGGCTCGGCGTGCTCGACGACGCCGGGGCGCGCACGTCGGCCGCCGGACCGTTCGCCGTCGAGCTGTTCGCCGGCTCCTCGGACGACAACAACGCGCACGTGTTCTTCGCGGGCGCGATGTCGGTCCTGCAGCCCTACCTCGACTCCGGGGTGCTCGTCGTCCCGTCGGGGCAGACGGAGTTCGACGAGATCGCCACCCAGGGGTGGAGCGGCGACGTCGCGGGGGAGCGCATGCAGACGCTCGTCGGCGCGTACGGCGCCGGGCGCACGCTCGACGGCGTGCTGTCGCCCTACGACGGCATCTCGCGCGCGATCCTCGACGTCGCGTCGGGCATCGACCAGCCGGAGCTGCCGGTCGTCACCGGCCAGGACGCCGAGGTCGACTCGGTCAAGCTCGTGAAGGACGGCACGCAGCACTCGACCGTCTACAAGGACACCCGCCAGCTCGCCGAGGTCACCGTCTCGATGGTCCGCGAGCTGCTCGACGGCGGCACCCCCGAGGTCAACGACACCACGTCGTACGACAACGGCGTGCAGGTCGTCCCGTCCTACCTCCTGACCCCCGCCCTGGTGACGCAGGACAACTACGATCGGGTCCTCGTCGACGGCGGCTACTACACGGCACAGGAGATCGGCTGA
- the csrA gene encoding carbon storage regulator CsrA, with protein sequence MLVLTRRAGERLVIGGDIVITVIEVRNDGVRIGIDAPRHVRVHRAEVLEAVSDANASSVAAGDAAAAALRGLVAVDAPAAAPAAAAPAPAPEGDEGTPQA encoded by the coding sequence ATGCTCGTGCTGACCCGACGCGCCGGCGAGCGCCTCGTCATCGGCGGTGACATCGTCATCACCGTCATCGAGGTGCGCAACGACGGCGTGCGCATCGGGATCGACGCCCCCCGGCACGTGCGCGTGCACCGCGCCGAGGTGCTCGAGGCGGTGTCCGACGCGAACGCGTCGTCCGTGGCGGCCGGCGACGCGGCGGCGGCCGCGCTGCGCGGCCTGGTGGCCGTCGACGCCCCGGCCGCGGCACCCGCAGCGGCGGCCCCGGCCCCCGCGCCCGAGGGCGACGAGGGCACCCCGCAGGCCTGA
- a CDS encoding methyl-accepting chemotaxis protein translates to MATARTRGAWFWDRSLRTKFTAVLLIMGSAFVLVGGTGAFVLVRAGQNLDQMASLSQELQAALTDLRADQVRSHLLLHRAAEADPTLQAQLLTSAEWIDQDIAAKIAVVEAFPESDTVQWADFVTRWDAWVAYRDAELMPAVEANDHEAFEAAVAADVAADPEWAGRALSLATGQIDASVEAILARSQAEVRTTVIALAIAFVVSMTLAVSVAAAVLRRMARSLDSVHASIDALADGDLTVEAQAYGKDELGRMVEALSTAQEHLRDTLRGVAEASATVAASAEELSAASAQVVSGSQETSAQSGVAAQAAEEVSRSVQAVAAGAEQMGASIQEIAHNATEAAKVAQAATTAANDANDTIARLGTSSTEIGNVVKLITSIAEQTNLLALNATIEAARAGEAGKGFAVVAGEVKELAQETARATEDIARRVEAIQGDTQGAVGVIGQIGEIIASINDYQTSIASAVEEQTATTNEMSRGVAEAASGSGDIAHRMTGVAETASSSAHVLGQMEASVGELARLSEDLRTRVSTFRF, encoded by the coding sequence ATGGCCACGGCACGCACCCGCGGGGCATGGTTCTGGGACCGCTCCCTGCGCACCAAGTTCACGGCGGTCCTGCTCATCATGGGGTCCGCGTTCGTCCTCGTCGGCGGCACCGGGGCGTTCGTCCTGGTCCGCGCCGGGCAGAACCTCGACCAGATGGCGAGCCTGAGCCAGGAGCTGCAGGCGGCGCTGACCGACCTGCGGGCCGACCAGGTGCGCTCGCACCTGCTGCTGCACCGGGCGGCCGAGGCCGACCCGACGCTGCAGGCCCAGCTGCTCACGTCCGCGGAGTGGATCGACCAGGACATCGCGGCGAAGATCGCGGTCGTCGAGGCGTTCCCCGAGTCCGACACCGTGCAGTGGGCGGACTTCGTCACCCGCTGGGACGCGTGGGTCGCCTACCGCGACGCCGAGCTCATGCCGGCCGTCGAGGCGAACGACCACGAGGCGTTCGAGGCGGCCGTCGCCGCGGACGTCGCCGCCGACCCCGAGTGGGCCGGCCGGGCGCTGTCGCTGGCGACCGGCCAGATCGACGCGTCCGTCGAGGCGATCCTCGCCCGCTCGCAGGCCGAGGTCCGCACCACGGTGATCGCCCTGGCGATCGCGTTCGTCGTCTCGATGACCCTGGCCGTGTCCGTGGCCGCCGCGGTGCTGCGCCGCATGGCGCGGTCGCTGGACTCGGTGCACGCGTCGATCGACGCGCTCGCCGACGGCGACCTCACCGTCGAGGCGCAGGCCTACGGCAAGGACGAGCTCGGTCGCATGGTCGAGGCGCTCAGCACCGCGCAGGAGCACCTGCGTGACACGCTGCGGGGCGTCGCCGAGGCGTCGGCCACCGTCGCCGCCTCCGCGGAGGAGCTGTCGGCGGCGTCCGCGCAGGTCGTGTCGGGCTCGCAGGAGACGAGCGCGCAGTCGGGCGTCGCCGCGCAGGCCGCGGAGGAGGTCAGCCGCAGCGTGCAGGCGGTGGCCGCGGGTGCCGAGCAGATGGGCGCCTCGATCCAGGAGATCGCGCACAACGCGACCGAGGCCGCCAAGGTCGCGCAGGCCGCGACGACCGCCGCGAACGACGCGAACGACACCATCGCCCGCCTGGGCACGTCGTCCACCGAGATCGGCAACGTGGTCAAGCTGATCACGTCGATCGCCGAGCAGACGAACCTGCTGGCGCTCAACGCGACGATCGAGGCGGCCCGCGCGGGGGAGGCCGGCAAGGGGTTCGCGGTCGTGGCCGGCGAGGTCAAGGAGCTCGCGCAGGAGACCGCGCGCGCCACGGAGGACATCGCCCGCCGCGTCGAGGCCATCCAGGGCGACACGCAGGGTGCTGTCGGCGTCATCGGGCAGATCGGCGAGATCATCGCGTCGATCAACGACTACCAGACGTCGATCGCGTCGGCCGTCGAGGAGCAGACCGCGACGACCAACGAGATGTCCCGCGGCGTCGCCGAGGCCGCCAGCGGCTCGGGCGACATCGCGCACCGCATGACGGGGGTCGCCGAGACCGCGTCGTCGTCGGCGCACGTGCTCGGGCAGATGGAGGCGTCGGTCGGCGAGCTGGCCCGCCTCTCGGAGGACCTGCGCACGCGGGTGTCCACCTTCCGGTTCTGA
- a CDS encoding chemotaxis protein CheW — protein MSQYVTFTLDGTLYGIDVLRVQEALRSHTRTRVPLAAGDVAGLVNLRGQVVLTVDLRTRLGIADRLGEREPMMVVVKTGGEVVSLLVDEIGDVVEVGPESFAAPPDTLDPEMRAVIRGAHKLDGRLLLVLDVDQAVAA, from the coding sequence ATGAGCCAGTACGTGACCTTCACCCTCGACGGGACGCTGTACGGCATCGACGTGCTGCGCGTCCAGGAGGCCCTCCGCTCGCACACCCGCACGCGGGTGCCGCTGGCGGCGGGCGACGTGGCCGGGCTGGTGAACCTGCGCGGCCAGGTCGTCCTCACGGTCGACCTGCGCACCCGCCTCGGCATCGCCGACCGGCTCGGCGAGCGGGAGCCGATGATGGTCGTTGTCAAGACCGGCGGCGAGGTCGTCAGCCTGCTCGTGGACGAGATCGGCGACGTCGTCGAGGTCGGCCCCGAGTCGTTCGCGGCCCCGCCGGACACCCTCGACCCCGAGATGCGCGCCGTCATCCGTGGCGCGCACAAGCTGGACGGGCGCCTCCTGCTCGTCCTGGACGTCGACCAGGCCGTGGCGGCCTGA
- a CDS encoding chemotaxis protein CheA, translating into MDGLDDIVREFLVESHENLDQLDSDLVALEEQPGSRPLLSSIFRTIHTIKGTSGFLALSKLERLAHVGENLLVDLRDGTRSMDKPVTDVLLAMVDRIRMLLGAIEATGTEGDVAIDDVVARVEAVHAGVPLEAPAPEPASQEATTQDEVEQVDDEHVQQVEAPAELVAAAAGAAAPAPAAPAAQPAPAPAAPAAPAAPEATVPAQHPAPAAERVEEHPPTEELGALRGVGDSAIRVDVDLLDALMRQVGELVLARNQISRLASATAQVDLVRSAQRLNLIAGELQEGVMKTRMQPIDNVFAKMPRIVRDLATACGREVALEVSGGDTELDRGLLEAVKDPLTHLVRNAVDHGIEPSAERVAAGKSPKGLLALRAYHAGGQVVVEVSDDGRGVDTVKVAAKAVERGLRTQAQVDTASTADLLQLLFLPGFSTAATVTNVSGRGVGMDVVRTKVENVGGTVDVESTPGKGTIWRLRIPLTLAIMPALTVECRDDVYAVPQVNLLELVALDAQRGRSAIEYVHAAPVYRLRGDLLPLVSLAEVLGVAEGRDGSVVATDGDTSSVIAVVQADHHRFGLLVDRVLNTEEIVVKPLSPRLKAIGTYAGATVLGDGRVSLILDVQALGRRALIGELDAMARKDVGGFDTAHSGAAEQVLVVGIGGGRRVAMPLQSVTRLEQVRLDQVEHVGGREVVRYRGTILPLARLDRVLGSYGEAMDEELVVVVLTRRGRSVGLVVHEIVDILEDHSEQHSDIDDSGLVGSTVLGERVTERLDVRTAILAADPVFFDDRPEAGTAPDAAWSGIDDLVGAGR; encoded by the coding sequence ATGGACGGCCTGGACGACATCGTCCGCGAGTTCCTGGTGGAGAGCCACGAGAATCTCGACCAGCTGGACTCCGACCTCGTGGCGCTCGAGGAGCAGCCCGGCTCGCGCCCGCTGCTGAGCAGCATCTTCCGCACGATCCACACGATCAAGGGCACCAGCGGGTTCCTCGCGCTGTCCAAGCTCGAGCGGCTCGCCCACGTCGGCGAGAACCTGCTGGTGGACCTGCGGGACGGCACCCGGTCCATGGACAAGCCCGTCACCGACGTGCTGCTGGCCATGGTGGACCGCATCCGCATGCTGCTGGGCGCCATCGAGGCGACCGGCACCGAGGGCGACGTGGCCATCGACGACGTCGTCGCCCGCGTCGAGGCCGTGCACGCCGGCGTGCCGCTGGAGGCCCCGGCGCCCGAGCCCGCCTCGCAGGAGGCGACGACGCAGGACGAGGTGGAGCAGGTGGACGACGAGCACGTGCAGCAGGTCGAGGCACCTGCGGAGCTGGTGGCCGCGGCCGCCGGAGCCGCCGCGCCCGCCCCTGCGGCCCCCGCAGCACAGCCGGCGCCCGCGCCCGCGGCACCGGCCGCCCCCGCGGCCCCCGAGGCGACGGTCCCCGCCCAGCACCCGGCGCCCGCGGCCGAGCGCGTCGAGGAGCACCCGCCGACCGAGGAGCTCGGCGCCCTGCGCGGCGTCGGAGACTCCGCGATCCGCGTGGACGTCGACCTGCTGGACGCCCTCATGCGTCAGGTCGGCGAGCTGGTCCTGGCCCGCAACCAGATCAGCCGGCTGGCGTCGGCGACCGCCCAGGTGGACCTCGTCCGCTCGGCGCAGCGCCTCAACCTCATCGCCGGCGAGCTGCAGGAGGGCGTCATGAAGACGCGCATGCAGCCCATCGACAACGTGTTCGCCAAGATGCCGCGCATCGTGCGGGACCTGGCGACGGCGTGCGGCCGCGAGGTCGCCCTCGAGGTCTCCGGCGGCGACACCGAGCTCGACCGCGGCCTGCTCGAGGCCGTCAAGGACCCGCTGACGCACCTCGTGCGCAACGCGGTCGACCACGGCATCGAGCCGTCGGCCGAGCGCGTCGCCGCGGGCAAGTCGCCCAAGGGCCTGCTGGCCCTGCGCGCGTACCACGCGGGCGGCCAGGTCGTCGTCGAGGTCTCGGACGACGGTCGCGGCGTCGACACCGTCAAGGTCGCGGCGAAGGCCGTCGAGCGGGGCCTGCGCACGCAGGCCCAGGTCGACACGGCCAGCACCGCGGACCTGCTGCAGCTGCTGTTCCTGCCCGGGTTCTCCACCGCGGCGACCGTGACGAACGTGTCCGGCCGCGGCGTGGGCATGGACGTCGTGCGCACCAAGGTCGAGAACGTCGGCGGCACCGTCGACGTCGAGTCGACGCCCGGCAAGGGCACGATCTGGCGCCTGCGGATCCCGCTGACGCTGGCGATCATGCCCGCGCTCACGGTCGAGTGCCGCGACGACGTGTACGCCGTGCCGCAGGTCAACCTGCTCGAGCTCGTGGCCCTCGACGCCCAGCGCGGCCGGTCCGCGATCGAGTACGTGCACGCCGCCCCGGTGTACCGCCTGCGCGGCGACCTCCTGCCGCTGGTCTCGCTCGCCGAGGTCCTCGGCGTGGCCGAGGGCCGCGACGGGTCGGTCGTCGCCACCGACGGCGACACCAGCTCGGTCATCGCCGTCGTCCAGGCCGACCACCACCGCTTCGGCCTGCTGGTCGACCGCGTCCTCAACACCGAGGAGATCGTGGTCAAGCCGCTGTCCCCGCGCCTGAAGGCGATCGGCACGTACGCCGGTGCCACGGTGCTCGGCGACGGCCGCGTCTCGCTCATCCTCGACGTGCAGGCCCTCGGCCGGCGCGCCCTCATCGGCGAGCTCGACGCGATGGCCCGCAAGGACGTCGGCGGGTTCGACACGGCGCACTCCGGTGCGGCCGAGCAGGTCCTCGTCGTGGGGATCGGCGGCGGGCGCCGCGTGGCGATGCCGCTGCAGTCGGTCACCCGCCTGGAGCAGGTGCGCCTCGACCAGGTCGAGCACGTCGGCGGCCGCGAGGTCGTGCGCTACCGCGGCACGATCCTGCCCCTGGCCCGGCTCGACCGCGTCCTCGGCTCGTACGGCGAGGCGATGGACGAGGAGCTCGTCGTCGTGGTGCTCACGCGCCGCGGCCGCAGCGTCGGCCTCGTGGTGCACGAGATCGTCGACATCCTCGAGGACCACAGCGAGCAGCACTCCGACATCGACGACTCCGGCCTGGTCGGGTCCACGGTGCTCGGCGAGCGCGTCACCGAGCGCCTCGACGTGCGGACCGCGATCCTCGCCGCCGACCCGGTGTTCTTCGACGACCGGCCCGAGGCCGGCACCGCCCCGGACGCGGCCTGGTCCGGCATCGACGACCTGGTGGGAGCCGGACGATGA
- a CDS encoding methyl-accepting chemotaxis protein → MSPSTHERVPTRRTVPLRTKILASAAAGVLTSVVVGGVAFTALSSVTAANAELAELQELSTAVGEVRMFNSDVTGWQVAYAWDTRIIGGPEAVADDAVNRAGYLASAAALQDQLVALDALSAEMTDEEAALVDEVATLWQDFFAVDDQVVEAYAAGELDAGDALVTGDGYEIYYGIGEGTVALQTMLQDRTAAATAAAASAAGTARVATVVAVLLGSVLALGLGWVVATRTGRAIRSLQRSIHAMEDGDLTVVPEVRSADEVGEMADALAGAQRSLRATMAGVVESAATVAAAAEELTAASGQVAAGAEETSVQAGVVAQAADEVSSNVQAVAAGAEQMGAAIREIAQNATEATRVAQSATVAAEGANDTVARLGTSSAEIGNVVKLITSIAEQTNLLALNATIEAARAGELGKGFAVVAGEVKELAQETARATEDIARRVDAIQGDTQGAVHAIGEIGTIIASIHDYQLTIASAVEEQTATTNEMSRSVAEAANGSGQIAANITGVAAAAQSSTQTLTQVGDSVAELARLSVDLRERVARFTY, encoded by the coding sequence ATGTCCCCCAGCACCCACGAGCGCGTCCCCACCCGGCGCACGGTCCCGCTGCGCACGAAGATCCTCGCCAGCGCCGCCGCCGGCGTGCTCACCTCCGTCGTCGTCGGGGGCGTCGCGTTCACCGCGCTCAGCTCCGTCACCGCGGCCAACGCCGAGCTCGCCGAGCTCCAGGAGCTCTCGACCGCCGTCGGCGAGGTCCGCATGTTCAACAGCGACGTCACCGGCTGGCAGGTCGCGTACGCGTGGGACACCCGCATCATCGGTGGACCCGAGGCCGTCGCCGACGACGCCGTCAACCGCGCCGGGTACCTCGCGTCCGCCGCGGCGCTGCAGGACCAGCTCGTCGCGCTCGACGCGCTCTCGGCCGAGATGACCGACGAGGAGGCCGCGCTCGTCGACGAGGTCGCCACCCTCTGGCAGGACTTCTTCGCGGTCGACGACCAGGTCGTCGAGGCGTACGCGGCCGGCGAGCTCGACGCGGGCGACGCCCTGGTCACCGGGGACGGGTACGAGATCTACTACGGGATCGGCGAGGGCACGGTCGCCCTGCAGACGATGCTCCAGGACCGCACCGCCGCGGCGACGGCCGCCGCGGCGTCCGCGGCCGGGACCGCGCGCGTCGCCACCGTGGTCGCGGTGCTGCTCGGCTCCGTCCTGGCCCTCGGCCTGGGCTGGGTCGTCGCGACCCGCACCGGACGCGCCATCCGGTCGCTGCAGCGCTCGATCCACGCCATGGAGGACGGCGACCTGACGGTCGTGCCCGAGGTGCGCAGCGCCGACGAGGTGGGCGAGATGGCGGACGCCCTCGCCGGTGCGCAGCGTTCGCTGCGGGCCACCATGGCGGGCGTCGTCGAGTCCGCCGCGACGGTCGCGGCCGCCGCGGAGGAGCTGACGGCCGCGTCCGGGCAGGTCGCGGCCGGTGCCGAGGAGACGAGCGTGCAGGCCGGCGTCGTCGCGCAGGCGGCCGACGAGGTGTCGTCGAACGTGCAGGCCGTGGCCGCCGGTGCCGAGCAGATGGGTGCCGCGATCCGCGAGATCGCGCAGAACGCCACCGAGGCGACCCGCGTCGCGCAGTCGGCGACGGTCGCGGCCGAGGGGGCCAACGACACCGTCGCCCGCCTGGGCACGTCGTCCGCGGAGATCGGCAACGTCGTCAAGCTCATCACCTCCATCGCCGAGCAGACCAACCTGCTGGCGCTCAACGCGACCATCGAGGCCGCCCGCGCCGGCGAGCTGGGCAAGGGGTTCGCGGTCGTCGCCGGCGAGGTCAAGGAGCTCGCGCAGGAGACCGCCCGGGCCACGGAGGACATCGCCCGTCGCGTCGACGCCATCCAGGGCGACACCCAGGGCGCCGTGCACGCGATCGGCGAGATCGGCACGATCATCGCGTCCATCCACGACTACCAGCTGACGATCGCGTCGGCCGTCGAGGAGCAGACCGCCACCACCAACGAGATGTCCCGCTCGGTCGCGGAGGCCGCGAACGGCTCGGGGCAGATCGCCGCGAACATCACCGGTGTCGCCGCGGCGGCGCAGTCGTCCACGCAGACCCTCACGCAGGTCGGCGACTCCGTCGCCGAGCTCGCGCGGCTCTCGGTGGACCTGCGCGAGCGGGTCGCCCGCTTCACGTACTGA
- a CDS encoding methyl-accepting chemotaxis protein, whose protein sequence is MSTKTLEEPQGRRGTFLRNLSVQTKILSAVGVLAAVAVALGVYSATSLQRTADDTAQLADIQETIAAVRSEIHITQMKARMSLAQIAATTGEEQEIWIEKQASNDADMDALIEQYAATPAGESELWASFLEGYSAWKTARDEQLMPVALGDDPVAYGVALEEVSQPLIDVYVADLDAITVEISDYMNGVADAAEARAAASVTTLVVSLAIALIAAIGLAVVIARGIRGSVTKVRDSLDAMAHGNFTVVADVDQEDEVGKMAHSLTEAQNAVRQTLAQVAESAQTVAAAAEELSASSSQVAAGSEETSAQAGVVAAAADEVSRNVSAAAAGAEQMGASIREIAQNATEATRVAQAATAAADTANETVSRLGASSAEIGNVVKLITTIAEQTNLLALNATIEAARAGEAGKGFAVVAGEVKELAQETARATEDIARRVEAIQHDTTGAVGAIGEIGTIIASINDYQLTIASAVEEQTATTNEMSRSVAEAATGSGEIATNIVGVASSAQTSTQVLGQMGTAVSELAQMSEDLRRRVQAFTY, encoded by the coding sequence ATGAGCACCAAGACCCTCGAGGAGCCGCAGGGCCGGCGCGGGACGTTCCTGCGCAACCTGTCCGTCCAGACCAAGATCCTGTCCGCCGTCGGTGTGCTGGCGGCCGTCGCCGTCGCCCTCGGCGTGTACTCCGCGACGTCGCTGCAGCGCACCGCCGACGACACCGCGCAGCTCGCCGACATCCAGGAGACGATCGCGGCCGTCCGGTCCGAGATCCACATCACCCAGATGAAGGCCCGCATGTCGCTCGCGCAGATCGCCGCGACGACCGGCGAGGAGCAGGAGATCTGGATCGAGAAGCAGGCGTCCAACGACGCCGACATGGACGCGCTCATCGAGCAGTACGCCGCCACCCCCGCCGGCGAGTCCGAGCTGTGGGCCTCGTTCCTCGAGGGCTACTCGGCGTGGAAGACCGCGCGTGACGAGCAGCTCATGCCGGTCGCGCTGGGCGACGACCCGGTGGCGTACGGGGTCGCGCTGGAGGAGGTCAGCCAGCCGCTGATCGACGTCTACGTGGCCGACCTCGACGCCATCACGGTCGAGATCTCGGACTACATGAACGGTGTCGCGGACGCGGCCGAGGCGCGTGCCGCGGCGTCGGTCACGACGCTCGTCGTCTCGCTCGCGATCGCCCTGATCGCCGCGATCGGCCTCGCCGTGGTCATCGCCCGCGGCATCCGTGGCTCGGTGACGAAGGTCCGCGACTCGCTCGACGCCATGGCGCACGGCAACTTCACGGTCGTGGCCGACGTCGACCAGGAGGACGAGGTCGGCAAGATGGCGCACTCGCTGACCGAGGCGCAGAACGCCGTCCGTCAGACCCTCGCCCAGGTCGCCGAGTCCGCGCAGACCGTGGCCGCCGCCGCCGAGGAGCTCTCCGCGTCGTCGTCGCAGGTCGCCGCCGGCTCGGAGGAGACCTCCGCGCAGGCCGGTGTGGTCGCCGCCGCGGCCGACGAGGTCAGCCGCAACGTCTCGGCCGCCGCCGCCGGCGCCGAGCAGATGGGCGCCTCCATCCGTGAGATCGCCCAGAACGCGACCGAGGCGACCCGCGTCGCCCAGGCCGCCACCGCCGCCGCCGACACCGCCAACGAGACGGTGTCCCGCCTGGGTGCGTCGTCCGCGGAGATCGGCAACGTCGTCAAGCTCATCACCACGATCGCCGAGCAGACGAACCTGCTCGCCCTCAACGCGACCATCGAGGCCGCCCGCGCCGGCGAGGCAGGCAAGGGCTTCGCGGTCGTGGCCGGCGAGGTCAAGGAGCTCGCGCAGGAGACCGCGCGCGCCACCGAGGACATCGCCCGCCGCGTCGAGGCGATCCAGCACGACACCACCGGTGCCGTCGGCGCGATCGGGGAGATCGGCACGATCATCGCCTCGATCAACGACTACCAGCTCACCATCGCCTCCGCGGTCGAGGAGCAGACCGCCACGACCAACGAGATGTCCCGCTCCGTCGCGGAGGCCGCGACCGGCTCGGGCGAGATCGCCACGAACATCGTGGGTGTCGCGTCGTCGGCGCAGACCTCCACGCAGGTGCTGGGCCAGATGGGGACCGCGGTCTCCGAGCTGGCGCAGATGTCCGAGGACCTGCGCCGCCGGGTCCAGGCCTTCACGTACTAG